A single region of the Chondrocystis sp. NIES-4102 genome encodes:
- a CDS encoding plasmid partitioning protein ParA codes for MIVLVGGTKGGVGKSTVATNLAIMRASLGRDVLLIDADHQETATDFTTMRNEKLGDAGYTCTQLNGSNVRTDGSRLAQKYDDVIIDAGGRDTASQRAALVIADVVLIPFVPRSFDVWTIEPVAQMIAEARAFNPSLRAYAFINRADATGTENTEAAEYIQDTLELEFINTPLGYRKVFGKAASQGLSVIEHKPTDPKAIAEVTALFNLVFATYLAKVATYG; via the coding sequence ATGATTGTTCTAGTGGGTGGAACAAAAGGCGGGGTAGGCAAAAGCACCGTAGCAACCAATCTGGCAATTATGCGAGCCAGTTTAGGGCGAGATGTGCTGCTGATTGATGCCGACCATCAAGAGACTGCTACTGACTTTACAACCATGCGTAATGAAAAATTAGGTGATGCTGGTTATACCTGTACTCAACTCAATGGTTCTAATGTTCGCACCGATGGATCTCGACTAGCCCAAAAGTACGACGATGTAATTATTGATGCAGGTGGCAGAGATACAGCCAGTCAGAGGGCAGCACTGGTCATTGCCGATGTAGTGTTAATTCCCTTTGTTCCTCGTTCCTTTGATGTTTGGACAATTGAACCCGTAGCCCAAATGATTGCCGAGGCTAGAGCCTTTAATCCATCTCTTCGAGCCTATGCCTTTATCAACCGAGCCGATGCTACGGGAACAGAAAACACCGAAGCTGCCGAATACATTCAAGACACCCTAGAACTAGAATTCATTAACACTCCCCTGGGTTATCGCAAAGTATTTGGTAAAGCAGCTTCTCAAGGTTTGTCTGTCATCGAACACAAACCAACCGACCCCAAAGCGATCGCCGAAGTAACTGCTTTATTCAATTTAGTTTTTGCAACCTATTTGGCGAAGGTGGCTACCTATGGATAA